A portion of the Hydractinia symbiolongicarpus strain clone_291-10 chromosome 10, HSymV2.1, whole genome shotgun sequence genome contains these proteins:
- the LOC130662513 gene encoding ATP-dependent DNA helicase RecQ-like → MEAQCVPAGVLNTEREETSEIISLFSKDITHKIQITENVKLGKTKILFSHPESILSAEGMRLLKSPIFRQNVAACVIDEAHCVELWGEDFRKSFGDLATLKALFPTAVTLALTATAPLAMVEKITDSLSISSCKIVRSSPNRPNIKLTVRKRMPNNYSKASYDEILLPMTKGLNRLREKFPMTIIYMKLKYCGYAFKLFNSKIKDPFVGENCVPANRLFAQFHAPTTKLMKYDIIEEIRKENSNIRVIFATAALGMGVNIPHVTKVIHITPPATLESYLQEFGMEIPLLQ, encoded by the exons atggaaGCTCAATGTGTTCCAGCTGGCGTTTTAAATACAGAAAGAGAGGAAACTAGTGAAATTATCAGCTTATTTAGCAAAGATATCACTCACAAAATCCAAATAACAGAAAATGTGAAATTGGGGAAGACCAAGATATTGTTTTCTCATCCAGAGTCGATTTTGAGTGCAGAAGGCATGAGATTGCTAAAAAGTCCTATATTCCGCCAAAATGTAGCTGCCTGTGTAATCGATGAAGCACACTGTGTTGAGTTATG GGGCGAAGATTTCCGTAAAAGCTTTGGCGATTTAGCTACACTTAAAGCATTGTTCCCAACAGCAGTTACGTTAGCCCTAACAGCAACAGCACCACTAGCAATGGTTGAAAAAATTACTGACAGTTTATCTATTTCCTCGTGCAAAATTGTCCGGAGCAGTCCAAATCGTCCAAATATAAAACTAACTGTACGAAAAAGAATGCCAAATAACTATAGCAAAGCCAGTTATGATGAAATTCTTTTGCCAATGACCAAAGGACTCAACAGACTTAGAGAAAAATTTCCAATGACTATTATATATATGAAGTTAAAGTACTGTGGATATGCATTTAAGTTGTTCAATTCGAAAATTAAAGATCCGTTTGTTGGTGAAAATTGTGTTCCGGCCAACAGATTATTTGCACAATTTCATGCACCCACTACGAAACTAATGAAATATGACATAATTGAAGAAATTAGGAAAGAAAATTCAAACATTCGAGTAATTTTTGCCACAGCTGCACTTGGTATGGGTGTAAATATACCACATGTTACAAAAGTCATACATATCACACCACCAGCTACATTAGAATCGTATTTACAAGAGTTTGGTATGGAAATTCCTCTTCTGCAATAA
- the LOC130662509 gene encoding uncharacterized protein LOC130662509, with protein sequence MAAAVTPKKFYPRKNVSQQGVCRLCGKFTQQRHLIKIFSKIGLAKNLASKVHEVCGIGINEHDCITKVVCRTCESFITKVDEYRNSCHNVQGELNRNMSVKRMLLPEDCNTITSKNEPSRKKLFDLTNVQSADNIDKENIESSDSILKKLNNVFGTKEVPFIGKLMWETPGFKDVFVKLLLSDLNMACKSLCRRDENGSTLLNNTYDGLSNLQIKNIKTEMLKIPYFVDILETIAGDIENRQSEIKYAFIYSILMQSRWHELSLFQRINTTLLIEGGCSKQLQIRFQRLGVCLCPSRREVLLDLIGGHFRDGVIDKVKGGAVFRGTGDNWDIRILKGHMHKNNQNEDLHLFATNLIENRLSFDHLDNDNPKRDIALLPLSTFSLNIAEWREYIRTSKILVGRILLDFFPKFKFLKSFVPQHIDHQYSHEMGERSFIASMPIINANEAHYGDCVKILRTYEKWIAEIYHETGMLQNMPNLDDGPLLETFQANPGQKFAHINFTDSDPMKEMKIVFGGDQLTRVRFAGAKDLLAGAHTPSHRFEHCSPFKPVMWHTKAALLQYSYHLLHKPESIAENGTIKYFREKLRRKNVTPAKVLDSFDGCEELFISLGRAYIVVALMKFFGMESLEDKPSVYPFPTNFVHKSDAEKDAYMNNILTKFLDEYLLQKSPPRDGDDFVENYGFCVIFLTILVLQLKDAAKEGDGNRTLINQKMLLNVFKSLGSYSKYALEMFVSIAQVECLLTPRLSEEFKWGNFVNWRGGKGKNIEDDLAQEIVNKVSKNIVQRMGPNKTISSITKITKAANGIKEILENYDKNASIHRSSTQHSTSDAFEDENEMILDLLELKPFHHSSGRFHNSFPAIKRSPLRYMNVTDFHNWLKKHRDELV encoded by the exons ATGGCAGCAGCTGTAACACCAAAGAAGTTTTATCCAAGAAAAAATGTTTCGCAACAGGGAGTGTGTAGATTATGTGGAAAATTCACTCAGCAGAGACAcctaatcaaaattttttctaaaattggaTTGGCAAAAAATCTTGCTTCAAAAGTGCATGAAGTGTGTGGCATAGGTATCAACGAGCATGACTGTATAACGAAAGTCGTTTGCCGAACATGCGAATCTTTTATTACCAAGGTTGACGAGTACAGGAACTCTTGTCACAACGTCCAAGGTGAACTTAATCGAAACATGTCTGTCAAGAGAATGCTGCTACCAGAAGATTGTAACACAATCACAAGCAAAAATGAACCTTCTCGTAAGAAATTATTTGATTTAACAAACGTACAAAGTGCAGATAACATTGATAAAGAGAATATTGAATCAAGTGacagtattttgaaaaaattgaacAATGTTTTTGGCACAAAAGAAGTACCCTTTATTGGGAAATTAATGTGGGAGACACCtggttttaaagatgtttttgtCAAATTATTACTCTCTGATCTGAATATGGCATGTAAAAGTCTATGCAGGAGAGATGAAAATGGTTCAACTTTACTTAACAATACCTATGATGGACTTTCAAATTTGcagatcaaaaatatcaaaactgaGATGTTGAAAATCCCCTATTTTGTCGATATTCTGGAAACAATTGCTGGTGATATTGAAAACAGGCAGAGTGAAATAAAATATGCTTTCATTTACTCAATTCTGATGCAGTCACGTTGGCACGAACTAAGTTTATTTCAAAGAATTAACACCACTCTTTTAATAGAAGGTGGTTGCAGTAAACAG TTGCAGATACGGTTTCAAAGATTAGGTGTTTGCTTGTGCCCGAGCAGAAGAGAGGTTTTATTGGATTTGATTGGTGGTCATTTTCGTGATGGTGtcattgataaagttaaaggtGGAGCTGTGTTTCGAGGGACAGGAGATAATTGGGACATAAGAATTCTCAAAGGTCATATGCATAAAAACAATCAAAATGAAGATCTCCATCTATTTGCCACAAATTTGATTGAAAACCGTCTATCATTTGACCATCTCGATAATGACAATCCAAAACGTGATATTGCATTATTACCACTGAGTACATTTTCATTAAACATTGCAGAGTGGAGGGAATATATCAGAACTTCAAAAATTTTGGTTGGGCGTATTTTGTTGGATTTTTTCCCAAAGTTCAAATTTCTGAAATCATTTGTTCCACAACACATTGATCATCAATATAGCCACGAAATGGGGGAACGGTCATTCATTGCATCTATGCCTATCATTAATGCAAATGAAGCACACTATGGTGATTGTGTAAAGATACTTCGAACGTACGAAAAATGGATCGCAGAAATTTACCATGAAACAGGCATGTTGCAAAACATGCCAAACCTTGATGATGGACCACTTCTTGAAACCTTCCAAGCCAACCCTGGTCAGAAATTTGCACACATCAATTTTACAGATTCTGATCCCATGAAAGAAATGAAAATTGTGTTTGGTGGCGATCAATTAACACGTGTAAGATTTGCTGGTGCAAAAGATTTACTAGCTGGTGCACATACTCCTAGCCATCGATTTGAACACTGCTCTCCTTTTAAACCAGTAATGTGGCATACCAAAGCAGCTCTTTTGCAATATTCATACCACCTCTTGCATAAACCTGAATCCATTGCTGAGAATGGAACGATAAAGTATTTTAGGGAGAAGCTTCGTCGAAAAAATGTTACTCCTGCTAAAGTACTCGATTCTTTTGATGGTTGTGAGGAATTATTTATCAGTCTTGGACGTGCATATATTGTTGTTGCACTGATGAAGTTTTTTGGAATGGAAAGTTTGGAGGATAAACCATCTGTTTACCCTTTCCCTACTAACTTTGTTCATAAATCTGATGCTGAGAAAGACGCGTATATGAATAACATATTGACAAAGTTTTTAGATGAATACTTGCTGCAGAAATCCCCACCAAGAGATGGTGatgattttgttgaaaattatggTTTTTGCGTAATATTTCTTACGATTCTGGTTCTGCAACTCAAGGATGCAGCAAAAGAAGGTGATGGAAACCGTACTCTTATCAACCAAAAGATGCTTTTAAATGTGTTTAAATCTTTAGGTTCTTACAGCAAATATGCTCTGGAAATGTTTGTCAGCATTGCTCAAGTTGAGTGTTTACTGACACCACGATTATCTGAGGAGTTTAAGTGGGGGAATTTTGTCAACTGGCGTGGCGGTAAGGGGAAAAATATTGAAGACGACCTTGCTCAGGAGATTGTGAATaaagtttccaaaaatatagtTCAGAGAATGGGTCCTAACAAGACAATATCATCTATAACTAAAATTACTAAAGCTGCTAACGGAATTAAAGAAATCCTGGAAAATTATGACAAAAATGCTAGTATACACAGATCCTCTACACAACATAGCACCAGTGATGCTTTTGAAGATGAGAATGAAATGATATTAGATCTTCTCGAACTAAAACCTTTTCACCATTCATCAGGTCGTTTCCATAACAGTTTCCCAGCTATAAAAAGGTCACCTTTGCGCTATATGAACGTGACAGATTTTCACAATTGGTTGAAAAAACACAGAGATGAACTAGTTTGA